A DNA window from Deltaproteobacteria bacterium contains the following coding sequences:
- a CDS encoding DUF2442 domain-containing protein: protein MKSQAHGKNTLRAEVQGISPNGIWLYVIDREYFLPFKEYPWFENARVADIYNVALLQDHHLHWVNLDIDLELESLEQSKNYPLIYR, encoded by the coding sequence ATGAAATCACAAGCGCATGGAAAAAACACTTTAAGAGCTGAAGTACAGGGCATTTCTCCCAATGGAATCTGGCTTTACGTAATCGATAGGGAATATTTTCTGCCTTTTAAAGAATATCCGTGGTTTGAAAATGCAAGAGTTGCTGATATTTACAATGTCGCGCTGTTGCAAGACCATCATCTACATTGGGTGAACTTAGATATAGATTTGGAGCTGGAATCTCTTGAACAATCAAAAAATTATCCCCTCATCTACCGGTAA
- a CDS encoding DUF4160 domain-containing protein, translating to MSPTIFRWKDYRFFFFSREEERMHVHVACNDGEAKFWLEPIVALAKNYGLSQNQLREIQKIIEGKNNEITSAWKKHFKS from the coding sequence ATGAGCCCGACAATTTTTCGATGGAAGGATTACCGGTTTTTCTTTTTCTCAAGGGAAGAAGAAAGAATGCATGTTCATGTTGCCTGCAATGACGGCGAGGCAAAGTTCTGGCTGGAACCAATCGTGGCCCTTGCAAAAAATTACGGATTGTCTCAAAATCAGCTGAGGGAAATACAAAAAATAATTGAAGGAAAAAACAATGAAATCACAAGCGCATGGAAAAAACACTTTAAGAGCTGA